AATTACCAATGGTGTCATTTTGTGAGTTTAAACTCCAAAGAATTTCCCGCATGGCTAAATTCATATCTTCAGAAGTATTTATAATGGCTTCTAAATCTTCAGAATAATTTTCCTGTGTCATTTTATATTTTAAGAACTCAGCCTGAAGTTTTATAGCCGAAATTCCCGCACCCAAATCGTCGTGCATATCTTGCGAAATGCGCTCTCTTTCGAGCTGGATGGCTTTTTGGCGTTCTAATTCTTTTTGCAGCAATTGGTTCTGGAATTCGCTTTCTTTTATTTGGTTTCTCTGCTGCTGAATGAGTTGTTTTTTGTTGTAGATAAAAATCATCATAATAATAAAGCACACAAATAGTAGCATTATCATCATGGCGATAATAAAGGTTAGTTTTATGGCTGGGTCCATTGGTCTGATTTTTTTATGTTTTTGGAGATTGTCTCGTATTTAAGTAGTGCTTTAAAAAATAATAGATACATAATGCAATTGATAACAAATTGAAATTCTATAAGTAAGTCTAAAAAAGAGTTGTCTTTAGTTTTTAAGAAGTATCTTGGAATAACTCTAAATATAAAAAAGCAGCTCCAGAGCAGTATACCTGTTGAAATCCAAAAGTTTGGGTCATCTGTAATTTTAGTTTCAGATGGAGAATTTATTTTTTGATAAAACCACATCATCGTATATAAAATATAAAACATTGGTAAAACGATGAATAATTCTGATTTTAAATCTTTTTCTAAAAACAGTGTTGAGATTAAAATATACATCAATGGAATTAATGATAATAAGCTGATTTTGTTTCTTAGATTTTTGTTGAATAGTCTGGAATAATAAAACAAAAAAAATAAAATGCAGAATACACTGTAAACAAAATAATGGAAACTATATTGGGAATTGGAATTTTGATAAAGAATTATCTCTGATATTAGTTCTACAAGAAAAGTAGCAAGAAGATATACAAACAAATAGTTCTGGCTAGAAAGGCTAAATTTTCTAACCAAAACTATTGATTTAAAAAGGGTCAAAAGCAATATTATTTCATAGATGTAATTCATTAAGGTTTAAGGTTTCCTAAATCGTAACCTTCGCTTTCACCATAAAGGTCTTTCTTTTTATCAAATAAGGCATGAACACAAAAAGCAATTCTTTTATCTCTTTCTGTAAAACGTGCCGAAAGTTCATGATCTAGATTAGTAGGGGAATATTGAAACATATTAAATTTTAAAGCAGAAATAGTTGGATACTTTTCCCTCATTTCTTCTAAGTAAAGATTAATTTCTTCTAAGGAATATGAAATTAAGGTGTCTTTTTTATTGTCACGATGAGTAGGTAATTTCGCTCCTATACCATTCACAAAACCCTTTTTCATTGCTGTGAAATCTTTCGGTGTTATATGATTATTTTCTAAGATATATAAAACATCATCATCAGCAAGATTTTTTGCTTTAATGTCACATTCTTCATTATCAGAAAAAGATAAACCCAGATTGAGAGAATCACCTTTTTGAATGAGATAAAATTTGCAAAATGATTTTTTATTATTTTCTGAAAGTACCTTTTCAAATTTTTCTAAATCTAATAAAAAGGTTTCGGTTAATCCTTCAATTCCAAGGCTTTTATAGTTGGCTATAAAAAGTTCTTCGATCTTTTTTTTAATTATTTTTTTAAAAAAGTCAATCTGATCAATTTTTTCTTGTTTTAATTTTTCTAGTTCCATGGTTTTTAGTTTTTGGTATTAAACTTATTAATAGCTTCAATTTTATTACTTACTTGTAATTTTCTGTAGATATTGCCAATGTGTTTTTTTATGGTGTCGATGGTTACATTTTTCTTATCGGCAATTTCTTTGTAGAGTAGTCCTTGCGCCAGCAGTTCGAGAACTTCTTTTTCGGTAACGGTAAGCAAAGCCAAACTTTGTACCTGTACTTTTGATTCCTGAAAATGCTGTAAAACGCGTTTTGCAATCGTAAAACTCATAGGTGCGCCTCCGTTATGAGCTTCTAGAATAGCCTGAATAATTTTATCGAGAGGATCACCTTTTACAAGATATCCGCTTGCACCTGCACGCAAGGCCGAAAAGATTTTTTCGTCGTTTTCGAAACTCGTACACATTATAAAATTTGTTCCCGGCATTGTTTCTGTCAGTTTAGAAACGATATCAATTCCTGATAAATCCTGCAGGTTTATATCCATTAAAACTACGTCTGGTTCCAGATCTTCCAATTTTTGCAATGCGCTTTTACCATTAAAAAACTGAGCTGCGCATTCCATGTCTTCCTGAAAATCGATGATGTTCTTCAATGCCTGACTGTAATGTTTATCATCTTCTACTATGGCAACTCTTATTTTCATGTTGTTACATTTTCATTACAAAGTTGGGTAATAAGTATTTTGACCACAATTACCCTTTTGGGTGATATTTTGAGATAAAGCTTAACGTGGATAAACTTACAAAAAAATAAGTGAGAATTATAAGAAAAAAATATCACCCAAAAGGGTAATTGATTGATATGCTGTTCTCAGGATACATTTGAAATGTTAACTAAAAACGTAGGAAATCATGAAAACAGCCCTATTTATTTTTTATTTTTTATTTTTTGGATTTATTAGTTATGGCCAGGTAACTACCAAAAATATAATTATCGACTTGAATAAACCGCAGGTAGATATTCAAGCTTGCGAAGATTCATCCTGCAGAACTTTTGCGAATATTAAGTGTAAATGTAAAGTTATAAGCAAAACTCAAAATACTGCTGAAACAGAACAAAGTGAACCTGAAAACGACAAAAATCCAACTTCAACCCCAAAGACAAAGCCTACTTCAAATTTAACTCCAGAGCCAGTAAAAAGTGCGGATACAATTTACGAATGCAAGAGAAAAAGTAAATGGCTTTCTATACAATCCAGGGATTTGCTTGCTATAAAATTGACTAATGGTAACCCTCTAAAATATACTTATAAAATTGATACCAAAAATCTCTCTTTTTTTAATGATAAAAATACAACCGCTGAGGAAGTAAAAAAAGAAGCGAAAAAGGTAGGTGACTCATTGAAAGTATCATTGGTCGATAATAAAGATAAAAAGCCTCTGAAAGACATTCTCACCAATAATGAAGAATTAATTAAAAAGATTGATAATTTAAATATCGAAGTAGAAAGCTTGTATAAAATTTTAACTCAAAAAAACACTCTTCTTAAAGATGATTATGCTGAAAGAGGAGAATTTCTTAAAGCAGCAAAAGAAAATTTGAAAGCGAGCTATAGTTTATTAAATGACTTAGAACAATATAAAACTAATTCTCAATATAAAAAGACTAACGAGAAATTGCTCCTAACAAAAGAAAAGGCAGAAAAAAGTGTCGATGGAATTATACAAAAATTCTATACCATAGATTTAGATGTTCATACTTTACCAATTGATGTACAGGGAAAAAATATTGATGTTGTAGAATTTAAGCTGCACCGTTTTGATAAAACAACCAAAGAAGAGGATCTCAATTTTGCTCCAAATCCTTATAATATCTGGATTAGAGGCGGTTTAAAAATCGATGTTAGTGCCGGACTATTTTTTACTTCGCTGTATGATGAAGAATATGATAAAAGAGATGATCCAGCAATTCCGGACAACAAAATAATCACTCTAAAAAATAGTGGTGATTATGATATTGCATTTGGTACTACAATAAATACTTATATCCGTATGAATTCGTGGATAGTTCCCACACTTAATTTTGGAGCCGTATTGACCAAAAGTGAAAAGTTACAAGTGCTTTTTGGAGTTGGTGCCATATTAGGAAAACAAGAACGTATTATTTTTTCCACAGGTGTTTCTATGGGAAAAGTAGATAGACTTGCAAATTCTTATTCAGATGGAGGTTCTTATAATTTAGGAACTTCTGGTGTTGTACCCACACAAAGCCAATTTGATTTTGGACACTTTTTCGGAGTGACATACAATTTAACCAAAGTAAAGAAAATCAGTCTTGATAAAGGAATTGAAGAAAATTGATAACTACAAGAAATTCTCAATTTCTTAAAACAAACACCACTAATTAAGTTATGTGCATCAGTTTTCAAAGTTGCACAAACAAAGTTTTAATCATTAAAATCAATTGCTATGAAATGCACCAACTACCTATCAGTACTTGCAGCAACAATTTTATTTGCAAGCTGCAAAAGTTATCAAGAGATAACAAAAAAACCGGAACCCTTATATGAAGAAGTCAAGCTACCTTCATATGAAAGTAATTTTGACCTTGCGTTAAAAGTTGACTTAGCGAGTCTGGAAAGCAAATTAAATGATGTATTAAAAAAAGGATACAGCATTTCTGACGACGGGACATTTGAATATAGATCCTGGATAAAAACAAAAGATCCGCTTTATAATCCAAATAAAACAATCAAAACAAATAATCCTTTATATCACCCAAACGAATGGTTTAAGACAAAGGATCCTTTGTATCATCCGCATAAATGGCAAAAAATATTTGGGAAGAAATTTAAATGCCCTTTTTATCATCCAAATGAATGGTTTAAAACCAAAGATCCATTATATAACCCAAATGAATGGATAGAGACTAATAATCCTTTGTATCATCCAAACGAGTGGATAGAAACTAAAGGTCCCGCAGTAGCAATAGGTTATAAATATGATGTTGATTTTAAGCTGAAAGAAGATGTAAAATTATCTTATGTTGATGACAATACTTTAAAAGTCTCTGTTCCTATTTCATTTGATGGAGTTGTGGGCCTACAAGGAAGCCTGCCTGCGGCCTTTCAATTTGATAGAAAGAATTTTAATGGAGAAATTCAGTTTTTTATTAATGCAAGTTTTTCGATTACGCCAGAATGGTGTCCTAAAATTGGATTGACTGTAACGCATTCCTGGATATCAAACCCACAAATTGAGATCTTGGATAATATTAATATTTCTCTGACAGGAATAACAGATAAAAAATTAAAAGATATTGAAGGCAATGTAAGTAGGTTAATAGATCAACAAATCAAATGTGAAATGATCACAGATATTGTTAAAGACAAGTGGAAATATTATGGTTTTGGTTTGCCGGCTCTTGCAAATGGAAAAGAATATCAATTGAATATTAATCCATCAAAAGCGGCATTGTCCGGGCTAAAAGTGTACAAGGATACTTTAGCTTTATATGCCGGAATAAAAGCAAATATTAGTCTTAACGATAAGATCATCAATACAACTACTTCACTTCCTTTATTAGAAGAGAAAACTCAAACGGAAAGTGAAATAAAAGCTTTTCTGCCATTGCTTATTAAGTATAATGATATTGAATATACCGCTAATCAATATTTAAAAGACAATAAAGTAGTTCTAAAACCTGATGTTGTACTTAAACAAAAAGCTGAGGTGAAACTGCTTGAAATGAGTTTTTATCCAAATGGAGATGAAATTGTTGTAGGAGTAAAACTAAAAGCTAAATTGCCAGGAAGCCTATTGCCAGTTTCAGGATGGGTTTATTTACTAGGTAAACCAGTTATGACGAGCAATAAAAAATTTGAACTTCAGGACATAGATTTTACGATGACGGTCGATAATAAATTTTATCCGACAATATCTACGCTTTTCAAACCTTTAATTATTAATGAAATAAAAAAACAAACAACACGAGATCTAACGGATAATGTTTTAGATATTAAGAAAAAAATATTTGAAAAAATTAATTCATTCAAACATGATGATATAGGTTTTACTATTGATGATATTGATTTTGGAATGCATGAGATTGTATTAGACAAAGAAGAAATAGCCTTGGTAGGTGAATTGAATTCTAAATTCAACATATTTCTAAAAAGTAAAAAAGAACACAATGATCTTACTCAAAATGACAGATAAGTAGCATAGTAGAAACAATTACTAAACTTTGACTCTTTAGGAAAAACCGAATGACGGAAAGTTTTTTACACCCTGCAAATACCAATTTGCAGGGTCTTTTTTTAGTATCAAATCGTACTTTTAATTCTGAGATTTTTTAACATATAAAAGATGTTATTTTAAGAATAAACTGATTTAAAAATCTTACATTACGGCTTCAAAATAAATGCCACAAAAGATGAATCTAAGCATCTCAGTTAAACAATTAGGAAAAAAAAATCCGCTTCTTCAGGAAAAAAGTATCGCTTTAGCGCTAGAAAATCCTGTCATTACTACACAAAAACTCATAGAATCGATTGTTGATCATCAGGTTCAATTGTTCCGTTCTTCATCCTTTGAGTTTGAAGACGAAGACAAAATCCATCTTCCAAAAGAAAATTACCTTCCCATTCTTACCGATACCGGAAAAGTGGGTTTCGGCGCACTTTACAATCACAACAAAGTAGATTTAGCCAAAGCACAGGAAAATGCCATTCAGGCTTTTGAAGATGGTTTATATGCCGTTTTCTATGGCGACGATCAGCTGGAAACTTTAACCGAAGAAATCGATTTATCTCAAAATAAGCCCATCACTTTTGTTAGGTTGACTTTCTTGGCGGGAAGTTACTGGTAGTTGGAAATCTCAATTTTTAAAATTCCAAATTCCAAAATTTGTTTGGGGAAATCCTTCGGCTTCGCTCAGGAAGGCAAAGTGAAGTAATCTATCCCGATAGCTATCGGGACTACAGTCTAAAATCTAAAATAAACAATATGACAATAGAAGATCTTTTAAAAAGTAAAGTAATCGAGAATCCGATTAAGAGATTAAAAAAGGAACTGGAAGAAATTGCAAACAGCAATCTGGTTTCGAAACTATTATTAAAAACAAAACTTAAAAAAGAAGTGGCAGAGTTTGGTCTTGAACTACTAAAACTTCAGGACAGTTATTACTGCAATTATATTACTCTGGGCTCAAAAGAAGCCGAAAAGTTTGCCACGTTGGTAAAAGAGGATATGTGGGAAGATAAAAACTACTACGATTTGCTGCTTTACTTTTTTGGCGAAGAAAATGCTGCTTATGTAAAAGAAGCCTGGAGCAGACTTCCGCATAAAATGTATCAGATTGGTTATACCCGAAGAGCTTTTAGAGCGCCAAATCATAAAAGTTATTTACTGATTAATCAGATCAATTTTCTGCGTTCTTTGCTAAACGCACCTTACAAATACAATTATCAGGATAGTACGACTTTTTATTATGATTTGAGTATAGAAGATCAGATTCGTTATGATACCGAGATTTCAAATACCGGTAATCAGTTTATGCTTTGGTCTTCGGCACTTGATTCTGGTAAGGAAAATCTGTTTCAATTATTTGAAGATATTATTTTCAATAAAGATCCAAGAGGAAAGGTTTCCAGAAATATCATCAAAGCACTTTTAAACAGCGAAAAACAACAAAACTGGGAGTTGGTAGAAAAATTATTGCTTGCCGCTCAGCGTCAGGAAGGTTTGCGCCAGACCATTCTTGAAGCGCTGGACGAAACCAGTATAGGAGCTTTGCAATACATGATTAAGGTTATTATTGACAATAAACTGACTCGTTTTTCATCGGTGGTAAGAGCGATTGATACCTGGACAGGCTTGGGTTGGGATTCTGAAAAAGAAACTACAGTTAGAAATATTATCGAGTTGGCTTACGGTTATTTTACAAAACCAGAAACGATTCCGACTGGTATAAAAAGCAAAAATAATAATGAAGTCTATATGGCGCTTTGGGTTCAGGGCGTTTTGGATGTAGAGAAAACAGTTCCGTATCTGCATGAATTGTTAGAAAAAGGTTCGGTTGAAAAGAAATCACTGGCATTGAAATTTGCCGGAGAAACTAACGATCCTTATATTGAAATGCCACTTTATTTTAAAGCGATAGAAGATGATAATTTGCAGGTTTTGGCCTTTGCAGCTCCAAGAATGAATGATTTACTGGAAGCCAATACAAAATCTAAGTTTTATATTGAAAATGCAGATTATCCGAACTTTTTTGATAAAGTGTATCATCTTGCACAAAGCATTACAGAAAAAGAAAAAACTTTTGAAGGGAAAGTATTTTCGTGGCTCAATATCAAATTTGAAAGAGATACGCTTTATGCCGCTGCCATTAATTTGGTGGGCGACAACAACGAAAGATTAGAAGCGGTTTTACAACATTTTGAAGGTTTCTCGATCAATTTAAGAGAGAAACTGACCAGAAATTTATTGGGAAGTTTTTACAGCTATTCTTTTTACAGTCATCAAAATAATAACGATAAAAAGAAAACAGAACCAACTGAATTTCAAAGAAATTTTGCCTTACGTATTTTAAAAGACAGGGGAGAATCTCTTGTGGCTTCGGCGGTGAATGTTTTAAAAGATTTGAGTTTAACGGAAGATGAATTGGTTATTTTTCAGGAATTATTTAAACGTAAAAATTCTAATTTAAAAAAGAATCTAACAGCGATTCTGATTAAACAAGAAGATCCAAAAGTGATCAACTTTGTTCATCAGACCATAGAAAAAGGCGATTTAGAACAGCGTATGTCTATGTTGGACGTAATGCTTCAGCTTCAGAAAAATAACAAACTTACGGATAAAGTAAATGATTGGGTAAAAGACTATCTGCAAAGACCAAAGATTACAGAAAAGGAAACCAAATTTATTGAGCAGCTGGAACCTTCAAAAAAGCAAGATCTCTTAAGCGCAGAAAACGGTTACGGATTTTTTACGCCAAATGAATTTTCGATTTACGAATTGCCAAAATCAAACGGGGATTCTTTGTATGCCAAATCGGTAAAAGCAGAACAATACGGTTTCTCAAAATCGATGTCGCATATTAAAACCGAGATCGAAAAGCTTTATAAATTGTTTGAAGAAAACAGAAATTACGAATACGAAATTGAAAACTACGATAACAGCAGATCGACTGTTTTGCTTGGCAATACGTTTAGACAATTAAAAAATCTAAAAGACGAAACAAACTCAGAATTAGCAGCAGTAAATTATCCGTTGTATGAGGTTTGGGCGGGCTGGTTTGAAAATTCAGGTCTGGCCGAAAGAGATTTGTTTTTAATGACGCTTGTAAGTAGTTGTGACCGAAAAGTATGGCGGGATTTTTTAGATAAACATGTTTTTTATTATAAAGAATTATTGCCGCACCAAAACAAAAGAGGTTATGATTGGGATAATGCAATTTTGAATATTCTGAATGCTTTGCAATTAAAATATGCTTTTAATGAAAAAGCCGATTTCCTGATCGATGCCTGCAGCGCATTGTATGCTGATCTTCCGGAATCTGTAATAGAATTTGAATATAAGCCTGCTAAAGACGAGTATTATTACAATAACAACAACGGAGATGGCTGGCAGAGTCAGGGCTTTTTTGATATTTATCTGAATAAAATTGGTTTACTTGATTTAACAGAAGAACAGAATACTAAAGTATGGAATCTGTACAGATGGAGACAATTAAACGGTTTAGAAAAAAACAGATCTTTTGCCAAACCTCCGATTCATTTGTATGGCATTGCCTTTGAGCAAAATTTAATTACAGAAGGAGAATTGTACGAAGGTATTTTAGAACCGGAAAGAATTTCTGTTTTAACCAGCGAGAAGAAACATTACAGACATTTTGGAAGCGAAGATCTAATTAAAAAATTTCAGTTCCTGGTGCCAATGATAGACAAAATCAGAGAGACATTTTTGGATATTGAGGTAAAAAGAGGTGATTCTAATACTTCGGTAACGCATTTGACTCAGAGTTTTCAGAAAATTTTTGGAGCTAATCGTTTGGTTGAGCTTATTACAGCACTTGGTAAGGCAAGTTTGTACAAAGGCTATATTTATTCCTGGAGTTACACCGATTTAACCAAACAGAAATTATTTAGTTTCTTGTTAAAAAGATGTTATCCGCTGGCGACAGATACACAGGAAAGTTTTAATGAATTAATTAAAAAAGCCAAAATCTCTGAAGAAAAACTGATTCAGACTGCTATTTATGCGCCGCAATGGCAAAAGTTTATCAGTAATTATTTAGACTGGAATGGTCTGGATGAGGGAATTTGGTGGTTTCATGCGCATACCAAAACGGCAACATACAGTGCTGTAAATTCAGAATTGGAAAGTGAAGCAGCGAGATTTTCGACCTTAGATTTACAGGATTTTAAAGATGGTGCAGTAGATAAAAACTGGTTCACATCGGCTTATAAAAAATTAGGAAAAGCAAAATGGGAACTTTTATACGAATCTGCCAAGTATGTTACAGACGGAAACGGTCAT
The sequence above is drawn from the Flavobacterium sp. N2038 genome and encodes:
- a CDS encoding sensor histidine kinase, translated to MDPAIKLTFIIAMMIMLLFVCFIIMMIFIYNKKQLIQQQRNQIKESEFQNQLLQKELERQKAIQLERERISQDMHDDLGAGISAIKLQAEFLKYKMTQENYSEDLEAIINTSEDMNLAMREILWSLNSQNDTIGNFIEYTTLYIKRFLSKTNIDSHFNSNIPEQETNLTVKARRNLFLAVKEAVHNIYKHSQANEVFLEFDQNEDSFSITITDNGIGLSETTQKGNGMGNMSLRMEGINGTFKIIPAQKGLQLLFIYPLQG
- a CDS encoding response regulator transcription factor, which translates into the protein MKIRVAIVEDDKHYSQALKNIIDFQEDMECAAQFFNGKSALQKLEDLEPDVVLMDINLQDLSGIDIVSKLTETMPGTNFIMCTSFENDEKIFSALRAGASGYLVKGDPLDKIIQAILEAHNGGAPMSFTIAKRVLQHFQESKVQVQSLALLTVTEKEVLELLAQGLLYKEIADKKNVTIDTIKKHIGNIYRKLQVSNKIEAINKFNTKN
- a CDS encoding DUF4403 family protein; protein product: MKCTNYLSVLAATILFASCKSYQEITKKPEPLYEEVKLPSYESNFDLALKVDLASLESKLNDVLKKGYSISDDGTFEYRSWIKTKDPLYNPNKTIKTNNPLYHPNEWFKTKDPLYHPHKWQKIFGKKFKCPFYHPNEWFKTKDPLYNPNEWIETNNPLYHPNEWIETKGPAVAIGYKYDVDFKLKEDVKLSYVDDNTLKVSVPISFDGVVGLQGSLPAAFQFDRKNFNGEIQFFINASFSITPEWCPKIGLTVTHSWISNPQIEILDNINISLTGITDKKLKDIEGNVSRLIDQQIKCEMITDIVKDKWKYYGFGLPALANGKEYQLNINPSKAALSGLKVYKDTLALYAGIKANISLNDKIINTTTSLPLLEEKTQTESEIKAFLPLLIKYNDIEYTANQYLKDNKVVLKPDVVLKQKAEVKLLEMSFYPNGDEIVVGVKLKAKLPGSLLPVSGWVYLLGKPVMTSNKKFELQDIDFTMTVDNKFYPTISTLFKPLIINEIKKQTTRDLTDNVLDIKKKIFEKINSFKHDDIGFTIDDIDFGMHEIVLDKEEIALVGELNSKFNIFLKSKKEHNDLTQNDR
- a CDS encoding DUF4132 domain-containing protein, with protein sequence MTIEDLLKSKVIENPIKRLKKELEEIANSNLVSKLLLKTKLKKEVAEFGLELLKLQDSYYCNYITLGSKEAEKFATLVKEDMWEDKNYYDLLLYFFGEENAAYVKEAWSRLPHKMYQIGYTRRAFRAPNHKSYLLINQINFLRSLLNAPYKYNYQDSTTFYYDLSIEDQIRYDTEISNTGNQFMLWSSALDSGKENLFQLFEDIIFNKDPRGKVSRNIIKALLNSEKQQNWELVEKLLLAAQRQEGLRQTILEALDETSIGALQYMIKVIIDNKLTRFSSVVRAIDTWTGLGWDSEKETTVRNIIELAYGYFTKPETIPTGIKSKNNNEVYMALWVQGVLDVEKTVPYLHELLEKGSVEKKSLALKFAGETNDPYIEMPLYFKAIEDDNLQVLAFAAPRMNDLLEANTKSKFYIENADYPNFFDKVYHLAQSITEKEKTFEGKVFSWLNIKFERDTLYAAAINLVGDNNERLEAVLQHFEGFSINLREKLTRNLLGSFYSYSFYSHQNNNDKKKTEPTEFQRNFALRILKDRGESLVASAVNVLKDLSLTEDELVIFQELFKRKNSNLKKNLTAILIKQEDPKVINFVHQTIEKGDLEQRMSMLDVMLQLQKNNKLTDKVNDWVKDYLQRPKITEKETKFIEQLEPSKKQDLLSAENGYGFFTPNEFSIYELPKSNGDSLYAKSVKAEQYGFSKSMSHIKTEIEKLYKLFEENRNYEYEIENYDNSRSTVLLGNTFRQLKNLKDETNSELAAVNYPLYEVWAGWFENSGLAERDLFLMTLVSSCDRKVWRDFLDKHVFYYKELLPHQNKRGYDWDNAILNILNALQLKYAFNEKADFLIDACSALYADLPESVIEFEYKPAKDEYYYNNNNGDGWQSQGFFDIYLNKIGLLDLTEEQNTKVWNLYRWRQLNGLEKNRSFAKPPIHLYGIAFEQNLITEGELYEGILEPERISVLTSEKKHYRHFGSEDLIKKFQFLVPMIDKIRETFLDIEVKRGDSNTSVTHLTQSFQKIFGANRLVELITALGKASLYKGYIYSWSYTDLTKQKLFSFLLKRCYPLATDTQESFNELIKKAKISEEKLIQTAIYAPQWQKFISNYLDWNGLDEGIWWFHAHTKTATYSAVNSELESEAARFSTLDLQDFKDGAVDKNWFTSAYKKLGKAKWELLYESAKYVTDGNGHRRARLYADTITGDLKIREVTAKVKDKRDQDYLRVYGLVPLSKASPEKDILARYEYLQQFKKESKEFGSMKQASEALAIRVALENLARNAGYPDPVRLTWAMETKQVQNILSKETEVVLDDLTISLVINKEGKADLVTYKGDKELKSIPPKYKKDKGILELTNYRKTMREQWTRSRKGLEESMIRGDEFLFAEMQNLFEHPIISKHLEKLVFISNDNQIGFYVDGSLVTGLGEMIALNENQTFRIAHCFDLHKNNVWTDFQKYCFDNKLLQPFKQIFRELYVPTPDELKEKSISRRYAGHQVQPNQTLALLKGRGWKVDYEEGLQKVFHKEGYQVKMYALADWFSPADVESPTLETIEFHSLKDYKNIAFEDINPRIFSEVMRDIDLVVSVAHVGGVDPEASHSSIEMRAVLLRETLRLFKIKNVEITGNHAIIKGQLAEYSVHLGSAVVHQLPVNIYRYCQFIRNTEGVYSCHLQTTIQNRLR